The proteins below come from a single Pradoshia eiseniae genomic window:
- a CDS encoding MMPL family transporter, with the protein MYKKESLYGRFSRKVINQSKTILVLWVFFFLASLLLAPAFFSRLTPPQLSVKGSPSFMAESLWEKEFSGQIEEQAMIVFHSDRYRADAIEYKQAVEGVLEEVERIDGIYKVISPYEDGLTVTGAPYSADGHTSFALLLMEDEGKEAIRIDGEIRGIIEGNKPIEMYLTGRTATINDLTAMVRKDLTVAERTALPVVMVILLFVFGSAVAAVIPILLGLAGVFITFGLLAILGFENIDIFVPSVVSMIGLGLGIDYSLFILMRYKEECEKADRTEALVKAMTTSGKSVIMSGLTVMASLVGLLVIKASLFVNIALGTFISIGVLLSLSVTFLPALLHVLGDRIDYLSFRKKASGNHQPKEKLYRWTKHILDRPGFFLWCCLLLLILMIFPAFSLQLKTDISDKALEGYSSGKANDLLARHISPGIYAPVYLIYKSDDGSLTDKDLQRMAQITDDLREDASVANVVSVTDVLSDLLGDLSVDGLEELAAIDDTQMGLSMLVNKELSMAPIMILLKDAPDEMRSIQFIEALRNRYGDEMVWNKVYIGGMAAMIADLHQETIDKTPVAASVILVISFILLMLTFKSVFIPLKAIVLNLLCILASIGTAVLIFQYGWGEHLFSFESTGYVQSYLPVLSFAILFGLSMDYEVFLVSRIREEREKGMQDEEAIARGIEYTGPFITQAALIMMVVFIAFLFTHMLEVKQLGFMLSVAVLLDATVIRLILVPIMLRLMGKWNWWIPKKSA; encoded by the coding sequence TTTTTTTTGGCGAGTTTATTGCTCGCTCCTGCCTTTTTCAGCCGATTAACACCGCCGCAGTTAAGTGTGAAAGGGTCTCCATCATTCATGGCTGAGAGTCTATGGGAGAAGGAATTCTCCGGCCAGATTGAGGAGCAGGCGATGATTGTATTTCACTCCGACCGCTATCGGGCAGATGCCATTGAATATAAGCAAGCGGTTGAGGGGGTGCTTGAAGAGGTCGAAAGGATTGACGGAATATATAAGGTTATCTCTCCCTATGAGGATGGGCTTACAGTTACTGGGGCTCCTTATTCAGCGGATGGGCATACAAGTTTTGCCCTTCTCTTAATGGAGGATGAAGGTAAAGAGGCAATAAGAATTGATGGGGAAATCAGGGGGATTATTGAAGGGAATAAGCCTATAGAGATGTATTTGACAGGCAGGACAGCGACTATTAATGATTTAACTGCGATGGTCAGAAAGGATTTAACGGTGGCGGAGAGAACAGCATTGCCGGTCGTCATGGTCATCTTGCTGTTCGTCTTTGGCTCTGCTGTCGCGGCAGTTATCCCTATCTTGCTTGGGCTTGCCGGCGTTTTTATCACCTTTGGTTTATTGGCCATCCTTGGGTTTGAAAACATTGATATCTTTGTACCGAGCGTTGTCAGCATGATAGGACTGGGGCTGGGAATCGATTACTCCTTATTTATACTGATGAGATACAAGGAGGAATGCGAAAAGGCTGATCGGACCGAGGCGTTAGTTAAGGCGATGACCACGAGCGGGAAATCTGTCATAATGTCTGGACTTACAGTGATGGCCTCCTTGGTCGGCTTGCTTGTAATCAAGGCAAGTCTTTTCGTGAATATTGCCCTCGGGACATTTATAAGCATTGGTGTGCTGCTTTCGCTATCGGTGACCTTCCTGCCGGCTCTTTTGCATGTGCTCGGAGACCGGATTGATTATCTATCCTTCCGGAAAAAGGCTAGCGGTAACCATCAGCCTAAGGAAAAGCTATACAGATGGACGAAGCATATTTTGGACAGGCCAGGCTTTTTTTTATGGTGTTGCTTGCTGCTGCTAATTCTCATGATATTTCCTGCGTTTAGTCTGCAGCTAAAGACAGATATCAGTGATAAAGCGTTAGAAGGGTATTCGTCGGGAAAGGCCAATGACTTGCTTGCAAGACATATTTCTCCAGGTATATATGCTCCGGTTTATTTGATTTACAAGTCAGATGATGGTTCATTAACGGATAAAGATTTGCAAAGAATGGCTCAAATCACTGATGATTTGAGAGAAGATGCAAGTGTAGCAAATGTCGTCTCTGTCACGGATGTTCTTTCCGATTTACTGGGAGATTTGAGTGTGGACGGGCTAGAGGAACTTGCTGCAATTGACGACACTCAAATGGGATTATCGATGCTAGTGAACAAGGAATTGAGCATGGCTCCAATCATGATTTTGTTAAAGGATGCTCCTGATGAGATGCGATCCATTCAGTTTATAGAAGCACTGCGGAATCGATATGGCGATGAAATGGTATGGAACAAAGTGTATATTGGCGGAATGGCCGCCATGATAGCTGACCTTCATCAAGAAACCATTGATAAAACTCCTGTTGCTGCAAGTGTCATCCTAGTTATTTCCTTTATCTTGCTCATGCTCACATTTAAGAGTGTGTTTATACCGCTCAAGGCAATTGTTTTAAATCTATTGTGCATCCTTGCCTCTATTGGGACAGCGGTTCTTATCTTTCAATACGGCTGGGGTGAGCATTTGTTTTCGTTTGAATCTACCGGATATGTACAGTCCTATTTGCCTGTCCTGTCATTTGCCATTTTGTTTGGATTATCAATGGATTATGAGGTATTCCTTGTGAGCAGGATACGGGAAGAGAGGGAGAAGGGCATGCAGGATGAGGAGGCGATCGCGAGAGGGATTGAATACACTGGGCCATTCATCACACAAGCGGCGCTTATTATGATGGTTGTGTTTATTGCCTTCTTGTTTACTCATATGCTTGAAGTTAAGCAGCTTGGCTTTATGCTATCTGTTGCTGTTCTTCTAGATGCGACAGTCATAAGACTTATACTCGTGCCTATCATGCTGAGATTAATGGGGAAATGGAATTGGTGGATTCCGAAGAAATCTGCTTAA
- a CDS encoding phosphatidylserine decarboxylase: MKEKLYQSLIELTNGRWSSSLLRRFALSPASKRIVPSFAKQYKINVEEMDKPLEAYESLHDFFTRNLKSGARRFDGEIDMIASPVDAVLEDMGSIQEDATFQVKGKVYSIEEMLGGKKEAERYLGGQYMVLYLSPSHYHRIHSPVDGTVIRKQTLGSKSYPVNRWGMTLGKSPLSKNYREITEIEYEGGRLALIKVGAMFVNTIERTHTGDTLHKGEEIGYFSFGSTVVLLFEKGRFAAAQVKTPVPVWAGEILGTYR, translated from the coding sequence GTGAAAGAAAAACTGTATCAATCATTGATTGAATTGACAAACGGCAGATGGTCTTCTTCTTTGTTAAGAAGATTTGCCTTATCACCTGCCAGCAAGAGGATTGTGCCTTCTTTTGCGAAACAGTATAAAATAAACGTAGAAGAAATGGACAAGCCGCTTGAGGCATATGAAAGCCTCCATGATTTCTTCACGAGAAATCTTAAGAGCGGGGCACGGCGGTTTGACGGAGAAATAGACATGATAGCAAGTCCTGTAGATGCAGTACTAGAGGATATGGGCTCCATTCAAGAAGATGCGACTTTTCAGGTGAAAGGGAAAGTCTATTCAATTGAAGAGATGCTCGGCGGTAAAAAAGAAGCCGAAAGATACCTTGGCGGTCAATATATGGTACTTTACTTAAGCCCGAGTCATTATCATCGTATCCATTCCCCGGTGGACGGGACAGTCATCCGCAAGCAGACACTCGGAAGCAAATCTTATCCGGTTAACCGATGGGGGATGACATTGGGTAAATCTCCGCTTTCAAAGAATTACCGGGAGATCACAGAGATTGAATATGAGGGCGGAAGGCTCGCATTGATAAAAGTCGGTGCCATGTTCGTTAACACGATAGAAAGGACTCACACAGGGGATACTCTACATAAAGGAGAAGAAATCGGCTATTTCTCCTTTGGCTCCACCGTTGTGCTCTTGTTTGAGAAGGGGCGGTTTGCGGCTGCTCAAGTTAAGACTCCCGTACCTGTTTGGGCAGGAGAAATATTAGGAACCTATCGGTAA
- the sda gene encoding sporulation histidine kinase inhibitor Sda, which produces MQKLSDALLIESYYKARDLGLSKDFIRLIEREIDRRSLRTRL; this is translated from the coding sequence ATGCAAAAACTTTCTGATGCCCTTTTAATCGAATCCTATTACAAAGCAAGAGACCTAGGCCTTAGCAAAGATTTCATCCGCCTTATCGAACGAGAAATTGACCGGCGCTCCCTACGAACGAGGCTATAG